In Cellulomonas sp. Y8, the genomic stretch GCACCGCGCGCACGAACGAGTGCACGCCGAGGCCGGACGAGAAGTGCGCGCAGCCGCCCGTGGGCAGCACGTGGTTCGACCCGGCCATGTAGTCGCCGAGCGACACCGGCGAGTACGCCCCGACGAAGATCGCGCCCGCGCTGGTCACGCGCTCCGCGACCGCGGCGGCGTCCGCGGTCTGGATCTCCAGGTGCTCCGCGCCGTAGGCGTTGACGACCGCGAGGCCGGCGTCGAGGTCGTCGACCAGCACGATCGCCGACTGCGGCCCGGTGAGCGCCTGGGCCACCCGCTCGGCGTGCCGGGTCGCCTGGACCCGGACCACGAGCTTGGACTCGACGGCCCCGGCCAGCTCGATCGACGTCGTGACCAGCACGGACGCCGCCAGCGGGTCGTGCTCGGCCTGGGAGACGAGGTCCGCGGCGACGTGGTCGGCGTCCGCCGTGCCGTCGGCGAGCACCGCGATCTCGGTCGGGCCGGCCTCGGCGTCGATGCCGACCGCCCCGCGCACGAGGCGCTTGGCCGCCGCGACGTAGACGTTGCCGGGGCCGGTGATGACGTCGACCGGCTCGCACAGCGTGTCCCCGTCGGCCGGCTCCGAGCCCGTCGCGCCGTAGGCGAGCATGCCGATGGCCTGCGCGCCGCCGACGGCGTACACCTCGTCGACGCCGAGCAGGGCGCAGGTGGCGAGCACCACCGGGTCCGGCAGGCCGCCGTTGTCGCGCTGGGGCGGCGAGGTCACGGCCAGCGAGCCCACGCCGGCCTCCTGCGCCGCGACCACGTTCATGATGACCGACGAGGGGTAGACGGCCAGGCCGCCCGGCACGTAGAGGCCGACCCGGCGCACCGGGATCCACCGCTGCCGGACCTGCGCGCCGGGCGCGACCTGCACGGTGTGGTGGGCGGGGCGCTGCGCGGCGTGCACCTGGCGCACCCGCAGGATCGTCTCCTCCAGGGCCGCGCGCACGGCCGGGTCCAGCACGGACACGGAGGCCGCGATCGCGTCGGCGGGCACG encodes the following:
- the hisD gene encoding histidinol dehydrogenase, encoding MISRIDLRGRTLSRRELLETLPRPELDVESAAAAVEPILADVRARGAAALRELAERFDGVRPEHLRVPADAIAASVSVLDPAVRAALEETILRVRQVHAAQRPAHHTVQVAPGAQVRQRWIPVRRVGLYVPGGLAVYPSSVIMNVVAAQEAGVGSLAVTSPPQRDNGGLPDPVVLATCALLGVDEVYAVGGAQAIGMLAYGATGSEPADGDTLCEPVDVITGPGNVYVAAAKRLVRGAVGIDAEAGPTEIAVLADGTADADHVAADLVSQAEHDPLAASVLVTTSIELAGAVESKLVVRVQATRHAERVAQALTGPQSAIVLVDDLDAGLAVVNAYGAEHLEIQTADAAAVAERVTSAGAIFVGAYSPVSLGDYMAGSNHVLPTGGCAHFSSGLGVHSFVRAVQVVEYDADALREVADRIVALADAEGLPAHGEAVRARF